The bacterium genome segment ATTTCCGGACCTCACCAAGGGTTTCTCACGGCAGCCCGTTGTGCTCCGCAAAAACTCTACCCATGTTCCGATAAAAACTCAAAATGCTCTCACACAGGGGATTTGGGCCCGTTTGGGTTTTTGGACAGGACGGCATGTCACCGGAAAAATACCATTTCGGACGTTCACGCAGGCCCGAAGCAAGCCGCCCGGAGCAAGGTGCCGCTTCATTTGATTTGAGTAAATATGAATAGAATCGGAAGTGCGGCCTGCCACTGCGTAAAAAAAGAGGAAGGCGGAAAGCCGAGCCGATCAAAACCGCTTGGATACTCCGGCCCGATCGAATCCCTTGTAGGCATGTCCGTTGGTTTCGCCGCCGCGGATGAAGGCCTCGCACAGATCGCGGGCCACGGAATCCCTCATCTGCCGCGGCGGGGATTTCATGTAGTAGGCCGAGACCGCCTCGAGCGGGCCGGCCAGCCCCCGATCCAGACCCAGCTTGGCGCAGCGGAGCGCATCAATGACCACCCCCGCGCTGTTGGGCGAGTCCTGCACCGAGAGGCGAAGCTCAAGCTCCATGGGAACATCGCCGAACCCCCGCGCCTCCATCCGGATGAAGCAGACCTTGTTGTCGTTCTGCCAGGGCACATAGTCCGAAGGGCCGATGTGGATGTTGCGGCCCTCGAGGGGCACATCGAGCTGGGACTGCACCGACTCGGTCTTGGATATCTTCTTGGACTTGAGGCGCTCTTGGGCAAGCATGTTCAGAAAATCCGTGTTCCCGCCGGTGTTGAGCTGGTAGGTGCGCTCGAGGTTCACACCCCGGTCGCCGAACAGGCGCGTCAGCGTGCGGTGGACGATGGTCGCCCCCACCTGGCTCTTGATGTCGTCGCCCACGATGGGGAGGCCGGCTTTTCTGAACTTCTCCGCCCACTCGGGGTCGCTGGCGATAAAGACGGGAACGCAGTTCACCATCGCAACGCCGGCGTCGATGCAGGCCTGGGCGTAATGCCGGACCGCTTTTTCCGAACCCACCGGCAGATAACAGACGAGCACCTCGGCCCGGGCTTCGCGAAGGGCGAAGGCGACATTCACGGGCTCCTCATCGGCAGGGCGGAACGCTTCATCGTCGTCGTAATCGCTCATGTGGGGCGCCACGCCGTCGAGAACGGGCCCCATCTGGACGGTGACGTTCGAGACCGGAAGCGCTTTCTGAAAAACCGTCGTGCAATTGGGCTTGGCGAAGATGGCCTCCTCAAGCGGCCGGCCCACCTTGCGGGTGTCCACATCGAAGGCTGCGACAATCTCGATGTCGCGGATGCTCCACTCGCCGACCAG includes the following:
- a CDS encoding inositol-3-phosphate synthase gives rise to the protein MRKIRVAIAGVGNCASSLVQGLEYYRVKEDEDVAGLMHPLVGEWSIRDIEIVAAFDVDTRKVGRPLEEAIFAKPNCTTVFQKALPVSNVTVQMGPVLDGVAPHMSDYDDDEAFRPADEEPVNVAFALREARAEVLVCYLPVGSEKAVRHYAQACIDAGVAMVNCVPVFIASDPEWAEKFRKAGLPIVGDDIKSQVGATIVHRTLTRLFGDRGVNLERTYQLNTGGNTDFLNMLAQERLKSKKISKTESVQSQLDVPLEGRNIHIGPSDYVPWQNDNKVCFIRMEARGFGDVPMELELRLSVQDSPNSAGVVIDALRCAKLGLDRGLAGPLEAVSAYYMKSPPRQMRDSVARDLCEAFIRGGETNGHAYKGFDRAGVSKRF